Part of the Crossiella cryophila genome, ATGGGCAGCGAGGCCGCCCCGGCCAGCAGGCTGCGGGTGGCCGCGATCTGGCCGGACAAGTCGCTGTGGGCCAAGGGCCAGCACTACGTGATCTGCACCGTGGTCGAGGTCGGCCCGGACGGCGCCCCGGTCAGCCGCACCGGCTCGCTCAAGGGCGCGCTGCAGAAGGACTTCTGGGCCTACCAGCTCTGCACGGCAGGCTCACCGTCGAAGGCGGAGACGCTCGTCGGCGTGCCCTGCGACCAGCCGCACGTGGGTGAGGCGCTGCCCGCGGTGAAGAACCTGGGCAAGAGCACCGACAAGATGCCCTCGGCCGAGCAGTTGCACGCGAGCATGGACAAGCACTGCAAACAGGTCGTCATCGACTACCTGCTGGCCCTGGACGGCCGGCCGGACGTGGCCACCAGCTGGCGGGTGCCCTCCGAACGTGACTGGTCGGAGGGCTACACCGTCGGCACCTGTTTCGCCGAGACGAACAAGCCGGTCTCCAAGACCGTCCGCGGCATCGGCGGCCAGGCCGAACTACCGGCCTGACCTGCTCGGCAGACGCTCGTGGCTACGCGCGTCCAGCTCCGCCCCCGGTTCTTCCCCCCGCTGTGCCAGCAGGACCATCACCACGGCGGCCACAGCAAGCACGAGCATCGCCAGTCCGGCCACGGCACACCTCCCTTGTTGTCGCTGGTTTTCCCCTTACGTACTCCCCTGAAGACGCCCTGAGTGTGGTCCAGGTTCACTGCGCGCTCCACCGTTTTTCCCTAGCGTGACCATTGAGCGCCGCGGCTGTGACTTCCTCGTCCGCGGCGCCTTTCCTGAGGGGGAAACCGCATGAACGCAAGACGCAGGGCCACTGTGCTGACCGTCGCCGCCCTGTTGCTGGCCGCCCCGGCGGCCGCCTTCGCCACCGAGTCCACGTCCACCCCGAGCCGCTACCTCACCCAGCGGCTGGACTGGAAAGCCTGCTTCGACCAGGCCAACCCACCGCCCGGCCTGCCACCGGGCGGGACCGCGCTGGAATGCGCGCGCTACACCGCGCCGATGAACTGGCGCAGGCCGAGGGACGGCAAGGACATCACCGTGGCGATCACCCGGCTGCGCGCCACCGGCGCCCGGCAGGGCGTGCTGTTCACCAACCCCGGCGGCCCCGGCCAGGCCGGGCGGGCCTTCCCGCTGGACTTCCTGGCCACCGGCCAGCGCGCGGTGCTGGCCAGTCACGACGTGTACGGCATCGACGTGCGCGGCACCGGCGGCAGCAGCCAGGTCGCCTGCGCGCCGGAGCTGCCCCCGCTGCTGCCGGACTGGCGCGATCGCGGCCAGGCCAACCTGAACAAACTGTTGCAGGCCAACGAGGACATCGCCCGCGCCTGCCAGAACAGCGAGCTGGGCAAGTTCGTCAACACCGAGCAGACCGCGCACGACCTGGACCTGCTGCGCCACCTGCTGGGCGAGCGCAAGATCAACTACTACGGGGTGTCCGGCGGCGCCTGGCTCGGCCCGTTCTACGCCACCTACTTCCCGCACCGGGTGGGCCGGTTCGTGCTGGACTCGGTCGCCGATGTCACCTCGAGCTGGCAGGAGCTGCTCAACGACCAGGCCCGCGGCATGGAACGCCGGTTCCGGGTGGACTTCCTGCCCTGGCTGGCCCGCCACCACGACCGCTACGGCTGGGGCGCCACCGCGGCCGAGGCAGGCGCGAACTACGAGACCGTACGGGCCAGGATGGCCGCGAAACCCATTGAGCTGAACGGGAACAAGCACAACGGCGCGA contains:
- a CDS encoding septum formation family protein, which codes for MRKAAILLALSALLAASCTAGPATVPGEPTTASTGQSTPVRPSGVLTAPPEEKLPGVGECFDSKVLGKVACTRAHDAEVTWLETLPQHLPKAYPDDATLLANSIPRCTEKLTEYMGSEAAPASRLRVAAIWPDKSLWAKGQHYVICTVVEVGPDGAPVSRTGSLKGALQKDFWAYQLCTAGSPSKAETLVGVPCDQPHVGEALPAVKNLGKSTDKMPSAEQLHASMDKHCKQVVIDYLLALDGRPDVATSWRVPSERDWSEGYTVGTCFAETNKPVSKTVRGIGGQAELPA
- a CDS encoding alpha/beta hydrolase encodes the protein MNARRRATVLTVAALLLAAPAAAFATESTSTPSRYLTQRLDWKACFDQANPPPGLPPGGTALECARYTAPMNWRRPRDGKDITVAITRLRATGARQGVLFTNPGGPGQAGRAFPLDFLATGQRAVLASHDVYGIDVRGTGGSSQVACAPELPPLLPDWRDRGQANLNKLLQANEDIARACQNSELGKFVNTEQTAHDLDLLRHLLGERKINYYGVSGGAWLGPFYATYFPHRVGRFVLDSVADVTSSWQELLNDQARGMERRFRVDFLPWLARHHDRYGWGATAAEAGANYETVRARMAAKPIELNGNKHNGASLDMLIIGALGQKETFPGLGESLALVKRLSEGAPATRSATEQRLADDLLKPDPAAQTGTALSIICNDTPYRGGRAGTIADSERLGRQYPLMGWHKIIQQCMAWQRPELRLPAITGRGLPPMLLVNSVRDPQTTLEGAQRAQRVLPKGSPLLVVADEGDHWMYLRGYACVDAKVSTYLTTGALPANGSTCAGNPLPDPAVPATPRQPFPAIG